A single Clavibacter nebraskensis NCPPB 2581 DNA region contains:
- the glgX gene encoding glycogen debranching protein GlgX: MTIDLPPISRSYISRPYPLGATVVARDGGLPSGLNVAVYSETAEAVEVCIFDDDGTESRTRLSERTGHVFHGLVEGAGIGTRYGLRVHGEWDPSRGLRHNPAKLLLDPYAIAIEGHPTWGEDVFAHTFDDPDAINEADSAASMPRSVVADRRFDWEDDEAPRTPLDETVVYEVHVKGFTQQLESVPEEIRGTYAGLAHPSAIEYLTDLGVTSVELLPVHHFMQDSHLEEKGLRNYWGYNSIGFLAPYSDYSSAGDGGQQVAEFKEMVKALHAAGLEVILDVVYNHTAEGNHMGPSLSLKGIDNASYYRLVEGDEASYFDTTGTGNSLNVGHPAALALIMDSLRYWVEEMHVDGFRFDLATTLTRQDGDAEIHSAFLTLIHQDPVLAPVKMIAEPWDTAGYQVGGFPADWSEWNGKFRDDVRDFWHSGQNVLGALAQRITGSPDVYESGRRSPLCSVNFITAHDGFTLADLTSYDEKHNEANGEDNNDGESDNRSSNAGVEGPTDDPEVNAIRDRQRRNFLGTLLLSSGVPMVLGGDEIARTQGGNNNAYCQDDEISWFDWENAGRELQDFTRKLIRLRRGNRALRPIWFRGDDVEGAEEAVRFIRADGVTLEPQDWEDPNAFSIGVIMKGKDSDAFFVAFNAAEGPVEFQLPSGIGVSWHLAISSDSEQNVTEDATSILVRDRSFTVLRAARS; the protein is encoded by the coding sequence GTGACCATCGATCTCCCTCCCATCAGCCGCTCCTACATCAGCCGTCCGTACCCGCTCGGCGCGACCGTCGTCGCGCGCGACGGCGGCCTGCCCAGCGGCCTCAACGTCGCCGTGTACTCCGAGACCGCCGAGGCGGTGGAGGTGTGCATCTTCGACGACGACGGCACCGAGTCCCGCACGCGCCTCTCCGAGCGCACCGGCCACGTCTTCCACGGCCTCGTCGAGGGCGCCGGCATCGGCACCCGCTACGGCCTCCGCGTCCACGGCGAGTGGGACCCGTCCCGCGGCCTCCGCCACAACCCGGCCAAGCTCCTGCTCGACCCCTACGCCATCGCGATCGAGGGCCACCCCACCTGGGGCGAGGACGTCTTCGCGCACACATTCGACGACCCGGACGCCATCAACGAGGCCGACTCCGCCGCCTCCATGCCCCGCTCCGTCGTGGCCGACCGCCGCTTCGACTGGGAGGACGACGAGGCCCCGCGCACGCCCCTCGACGAGACCGTCGTCTACGAGGTGCACGTGAAGGGCTTCACGCAGCAGCTCGAGTCGGTGCCCGAGGAGATCCGCGGCACCTACGCCGGCCTCGCGCACCCCAGCGCCATCGAGTACCTCACCGACCTCGGCGTCACGAGCGTCGAGCTCCTGCCGGTGCACCACTTCATGCAGGACTCGCACCTCGAGGAGAAGGGCCTCCGCAACTACTGGGGCTACAACTCCATCGGCTTCCTCGCGCCGTACTCCGACTACAGCTCCGCGGGCGACGGCGGGCAGCAGGTCGCCGAGTTCAAGGAGATGGTGAAGGCGCTGCACGCCGCCGGCCTCGAGGTGATCCTCGACGTGGTCTACAACCACACCGCCGAGGGCAACCACATGGGCCCGTCGCTGTCGCTCAAGGGCATCGACAACGCGTCCTACTACCGGCTCGTCGAGGGCGACGAGGCGTCGTACTTCGACACCACCGGCACGGGCAACAGCCTCAACGTCGGCCACCCGGCCGCGCTCGCCCTGATCATGGACTCGCTCCGCTACTGGGTCGAGGAGATGCACGTCGACGGCTTCCGCTTCGACCTCGCCACGACGCTCACGCGCCAGGACGGCGACGCGGAGATCCACAGCGCGTTCCTCACCCTCATCCACCAGGACCCCGTGCTCGCGCCCGTGAAGATGATCGCGGAGCCGTGGGACACCGCGGGCTACCAGGTCGGCGGCTTCCCCGCGGACTGGTCGGAGTGGAACGGGAAGTTCCGCGACGACGTGCGCGACTTCTGGCACAGCGGGCAGAACGTGCTCGGCGCGCTGGCACAGCGGATCACGGGCAGCCCGGACGTGTACGAGTCCGGCCGCCGCTCGCCGCTGTGCAGCGTGAACTTCATCACGGCGCACGACGGCTTCACTCTCGCCGACCTCACCTCCTACGACGAGAAGCACAACGAGGCCAACGGCGAGGACAACAACGACGGCGAGAGCGACAACCGCTCCTCCAACGCCGGCGTCGAGGGGCCGACCGACGACCCCGAGGTCAACGCGATCCGGGACCGCCAGCGCCGGAACTTCCTCGGCACGCTGCTGCTGTCGTCGGGCGTCCCGATGGTGCTCGGCGGCGACGAGATCGCCCGCACGCAGGGCGGCAACAACAACGCCTACTGCCAGGACGACGAGATCTCGTGGTTCGACTGGGAGAACGCGGGCCGGGAGCTCCAGGACTTCACGCGGAAGCTCATCCGCCTGCGTCGCGGCAACCGGGCGCTGCGTCCCATCTGGTTCCGCGGCGACGACGTCGAGGGCGCCGAGGAGGCCGTGCGCTTCATCCGGGCCGATGGCGTGACGCTGGAGCCGCAGGACTGGGAGGACCCCAACGCCTTCAGCATCGGCGTGATCATGAAGGGCAAGGACAGCGACGCGTTCTTCGTCGCGTTCAACGCGGCCGAGGGTCCGGTCGAGTTCCAGCTGCCCTCTGGGATCGGCGTCTCGTGGCACCTCGCCATCTCGTCGGACTCCGAGCAGAACGTGACCGAGGACGCGACGAGCATCCTCGTGCGCGACCGCTCGTTCACCGTGCTGCGGGCCGCGCGCTCCTAG
- a CDS encoding FUSC family protein codes for MTSSPAPRPPSTRTLDLEAAMRASVGLLVPLLVLLAIDRLDLALYASFGAFTGLYGRNERYRLRLASVGAGAAMMLVAITTGVLLSLADAPLALEAVGLAIVLGGASLVSTAMSLVPPHPLFPVFGLVVCAAVPVDGAQARDALVTAVAAILFSAGVCMSGWLLRRWAPDAHAHRFRALPRIPVRDAAVHRDPAAWTAVVANVVGALVAGAIAVALGLGHHYWAVVTLVAVLPVVRGPLSFTRVAHRVLGTVAGSVVAAGILALHLPAPAVIAVAVACQFAAELAVGTHYGLALVFITPLALVMGGLGRTLPVLPLVADRVVDTIVGAAVGVVVILVLRALAARRRRYAGGTSPA; via the coding sequence GTGACGTCATCGCCCGCTCCCCGGCCGCCGTCGACCCGCACGCTCGACCTCGAGGCCGCGATGCGCGCGAGCGTGGGGCTCCTCGTGCCGCTGCTCGTGCTCCTCGCGATCGACCGGCTCGACCTCGCGCTGTACGCGTCGTTCGGGGCCTTCACCGGGCTCTACGGGCGGAACGAGCGGTACCGGCTGCGGCTCGCGAGCGTGGGAGCCGGGGCCGCGATGATGCTCGTCGCGATCACCACGGGCGTGCTGCTGTCGCTCGCCGACGCGCCCCTCGCGCTCGAGGCCGTGGGGCTCGCGATCGTGCTGGGCGGAGCGTCGCTCGTGTCGACGGCGATGAGCCTGGTGCCGCCGCATCCGCTCTTCCCCGTGTTCGGGCTGGTCGTCTGCGCGGCCGTTCCGGTGGACGGCGCCCAGGCGCGCGACGCGCTCGTGACCGCCGTCGCCGCGATCCTCTTCTCGGCCGGCGTGTGCATGTCCGGCTGGCTGCTGCGGCGGTGGGCGCCGGACGCGCACGCGCACCGCTTCCGCGCCCTGCCGCGGATCCCTGTGCGCGACGCCGCCGTGCACCGCGACCCGGCCGCGTGGACGGCCGTGGTCGCGAACGTCGTCGGCGCGCTCGTGGCGGGCGCGATCGCGGTGGCGCTCGGCCTCGGGCACCACTACTGGGCGGTCGTGACGCTCGTCGCCGTGCTGCCGGTGGTGCGCGGGCCGCTGTCGTTCACGCGCGTGGCGCACCGGGTGCTCGGGACGGTCGCCGGGTCGGTCGTGGCCGCGGGGATCCTCGCGCTGCACCTGCCGGCGCCGGCCGTGATCGCCGTGGCGGTGGCCTGCCAGTTCGCCGCCGAGCTCGCGGTCGGCACGCACTACGGGCTCGCGCTCGTCTTCATCACGCCGCTCGCGCTCGTGATGGGCGGCCTCGGCCGGACGCTGCCGGTGCTGCCGCTCGTGGCCGACCGGGTGGTCGACACGATCGTGGGCGCGGCGGTCGGGGTGGTGGTGATCCTCGTGCTGCGGGCGCTGGCGGCCCGGCGTCGGCGGTACGCAGGCGGGACGAGCCCGGCCTAG
- a CDS encoding DUF2256 and DUF3253 domain-containing protein, protein MAHRASSTNGTVPAPKTCASCGRTIEWRRKWERDWDQVRYCSDACRRRGVTDVDAALERRILDLLAHRAGGATICPSEAARAESPDDWSDLMEPTRRAARRLVDAGEVEITQKGSVVDPSTAKGPIRIRRRR, encoded by the coding sequence ATGGCGCACCGGGCATCGAGCACGAATGGCACCGTCCCCGCGCCCAAGACCTGCGCCTCGTGCGGCCGCACCATCGAGTGGCGCAGGAAGTGGGAGCGCGACTGGGACCAGGTGCGCTACTGCAGCGACGCGTGCCGTCGCCGCGGCGTCACCGACGTCGACGCGGCGCTCGAACGGCGGATCCTCGACCTCCTCGCGCACCGCGCCGGCGGCGCCACCATCTGCCCGTCCGAGGCCGCCCGCGCGGAGTCGCCCGACGACTGGAGCGACCTCATGGAGCCGACCCGCCGCGCGGCCCGGCGACTCGTCGACGCGGGTGAGGTGGAGATCACCCAGAAGGGGTCGGTCGTCGACCCATCCACGGCCAAGGGGCCGATCCGCATCCGCCGCCGTCGCTGA
- a CDS encoding efflux RND transporter permease subunit produces MHLLSVFSLRNRALIALITIVIGVFGGIALTTLKQELIPSVTFPQLAVVTAYPGASPAVVDSDVSTPIERAIQAVPGLESSTATSRTDSSVISASFTYGTDLATAEQKIDQAINRIRTTLPDGIDPVVIAGSIDDLPVIQIAVTSDLSPQDLTAALERSTLADIRKLEGVRDASLLGTVGQRVVITPDPAKVQAEGLTNQAIRDALDANGSLLPAGSVTEDGTTLSVQSGTRLGSTQDLASLPLLGAAGGRAVTIGDVATVELGQDPTTGISRVDGQPSLTIAVTKTPAGNTVDVSHLVTQLLPQLSDDLGSNTKFTVVFDQAPFIEQSISSLTTEGLLGLVFAVLVILVFLMSIRSTIVTAISIPASVLITFIGMLASGYTLNIITLGALTIAVGRVVDDSIVVIENIKRHLSFTPDRLEAIRAAVREVAGAVTASTATTVAVFLPIALVGDITGELFRPFALTVTIALAASLFVALTIVPVLAYWFLRPEGESRRARKKAAAAETTRTGAHAAVRGSVDDRARSGRRARGSHAGDGQGEGQSGSEGIGAPTRLQRGYRPILAWTLKHSAVTLVLAILVLGGTVALIPSMKTNFLGDSGQNTLTVSQELPSDTSLEAQDTAATKVEQALIGVAGVETVQTSIGADSTSLTSAFGGGGGITFALTTDPDADQDAIREGVRSAVDGLTDVGDVSLAAASGGFSSSDIEVQITANDADDLKTSADAILAAVKDVPSIEQATSNLSETQPYIAVTVDRAKAAAAGLSEQAVGGIVTASRLPAAVGQVVIDEKTLSIYIQDPDAAQSLQGLRDFRIPTARGLVPLSDLATVEVTDGPATVTTTGGFRSATVSATPGSDDVGFASSEVSQAVADVQLPAGAQASLGGVASQQSNAFGQLGLAVLAAILIVYIIMVATFRSLIQPLVLLVSVPFAATGAVLLQVVTGIPLGVASIIGLLMLVGIVVTNAIVLIDLVNQYRTRGMGLREAILQGAGRRLRPILMTALATIFALLPLAIGLTGHGGFISQPLAIVVIGGLLSSTVLTLLVLPSLYSLVERAALRIRARGERRRAERGLPAGGSATTTEAGTAG; encoded by the coding sequence CTGCATCTCCTCTCCGTCTTCAGCCTCCGCAACCGTGCCCTGATCGCGCTCATCACGATCGTCATCGGGGTGTTCGGCGGCATCGCGCTGACGACGCTCAAGCAGGAGCTCATCCCGTCGGTGACGTTCCCGCAGCTCGCGGTCGTCACGGCGTACCCGGGCGCCTCGCCTGCGGTCGTCGACTCCGACGTGTCGACGCCCATCGAGCGCGCGATCCAGGCGGTGCCGGGCCTCGAGTCCTCCACGGCGACCTCGCGCACCGACTCGTCCGTCATCTCGGCGTCGTTCACGTACGGCACCGACCTCGCGACGGCCGAGCAGAAGATCGACCAGGCCATCAACCGGATCCGCACGACGCTGCCCGACGGCATCGACCCCGTCGTCATCGCGGGCAGCATCGACGACCTGCCCGTGATCCAGATCGCCGTCACGAGCGACCTCAGCCCGCAGGACCTCACGGCCGCGCTCGAGCGCTCGACCCTCGCCGACATCCGCAAGCTCGAGGGCGTGCGCGACGCGAGCCTGCTCGGCACGGTCGGGCAGCGCGTGGTCATCACGCCGGACCCCGCGAAGGTGCAGGCGGAGGGCCTCACGAACCAGGCGATCCGCGACGCGCTCGACGCGAACGGCTCGCTGCTGCCCGCGGGATCCGTGACGGAGGACGGCACCACGCTGTCGGTGCAGTCGGGCACGCGCCTCGGCTCCACCCAGGACCTCGCGTCGCTGCCGCTGCTCGGCGCCGCGGGCGGGCGCGCGGTCACGATCGGCGACGTCGCCACCGTGGAGCTCGGACAGGATCCGACCACCGGCATCTCGCGCGTCGACGGCCAGCCGTCGCTCACCATCGCCGTGACCAAGACGCCCGCGGGCAACACGGTCGACGTCTCGCACCTCGTCACCCAGCTCCTGCCGCAGCTCTCCGACGACCTGGGCAGCAACACCAAGTTCACGGTCGTGTTCGACCAGGCGCCCTTCATCGAGCAGTCCATCTCGAGCCTCACCACCGAGGGCCTGCTCGGCCTCGTGTTCGCGGTGCTCGTGATCCTCGTGTTCCTGATGTCGATCCGGTCCACGATCGTGACGGCGATCTCCATCCCGGCGTCCGTGCTCATCACCTTCATCGGCATGCTCGCCTCCGGCTACACGCTCAACATCATCACGCTCGGCGCGCTCACGATCGCGGTCGGGCGCGTGGTGGACGACTCCATCGTCGTCATCGAGAACATCAAGCGGCACCTCTCCTTCACGCCCGACCGGCTCGAGGCGATCCGCGCGGCCGTGCGCGAGGTCGCGGGCGCCGTCACGGCGTCGACCGCCACGACCGTCGCGGTGTTCCTGCCGATCGCGCTCGTGGGCGACATCACGGGGGAGCTGTTCCGGCCCTTCGCGCTCACCGTGACCATCGCGCTCGCCGCGTCGCTGTTCGTCGCGCTGACGATCGTGCCGGTGCTCGCGTACTGGTTCCTGCGGCCCGAGGGGGAGTCGCGTCGGGCGCGGAAGAAGGCGGCGGCGGCGGAGACCACGCGGACGGGCGCGCATGCCGCCGTCCGCGGGTCCGTCGACGATCGCGCACGCTCGGGTCGGCGAGCCCGCGGATCGCACGCCGGGGACGGCCAGGGGGAGGGTCAGAGCGGGAGCGAGGGCATCGGCGCCCCGACGCGCCTCCAGCGCGGCTACCGGCCGATCCTCGCGTGGACGCTGAAGCACTCGGCCGTCACGCTGGTCCTCGCGATCCTCGTGCTCGGCGGCACCGTGGCCCTCATCCCGAGCATGAAGACCAACTTCCTCGGCGACAGCGGGCAGAACACGCTCACGGTCTCGCAGGAGCTGCCGAGCGACACGAGCCTCGAGGCGCAGGACACCGCGGCCACGAAGGTCGAGCAGGCGCTCATCGGCGTCGCGGGCGTCGAGACCGTGCAGACCTCGATCGGCGCGGACAGCACGTCGCTCACGTCGGCCTTCGGGGGCGGCGGCGGGATCACGTTCGCGCTCACCACCGATCCGGACGCCGACCAGGACGCCATCCGCGAGGGCGTGCGCTCCGCGGTGGACGGCCTCACCGACGTGGGCGACGTGTCGCTCGCGGCGGCGTCGGGCGGGTTCTCCTCGAGCGACATCGAGGTGCAGATCACCGCGAACGACGCCGACGACCTGAAGACCTCGGCCGACGCGATCCTCGCGGCCGTGAAGGACGTCCCGTCCATCGAGCAGGCCACGAGCAACCTGTCCGAGACGCAGCCGTACATCGCCGTGACGGTCGACCGGGCGAAGGCCGCGGCGGCCGGGCTCAGCGAGCAGGCCGTGGGCGGCATCGTCACTGCGAGCCGGCTGCCGGCCGCGGTCGGGCAGGTCGTGATCGACGAGAAGACGCTGTCCATCTACATCCAGGACCCGGACGCCGCGCAGAGCCTGCAGGGGCTGCGCGACTTCCGGATCCCCACCGCGCGCGGCCTCGTGCCGCTCAGCGATCTCGCGACCGTGGAGGTGACCGACGGCCCGGCGACCGTGACGACCACGGGCGGCTTCCGCAGCGCGACCGTGAGCGCGACGCCGGGCAGCGACGACGTGGGCTTCGCCTCGTCCGAGGTGTCGCAGGCCGTCGCGGACGTGCAGCTGCCGGCCGGCGCGCAGGCGTCGCTCGGCGGCGTCGCGTCGCAGCAGTCGAACGCGTTCGGGCAGCTGGGGCTCGCGGTGCTGGCGGCGATCCTGATCGTCTACATCATCATGGTGGCGACGTTCCGGAGCCTCATCCAGCCGCTCGTGCTGCTCGTCTCGGTGCCGTTCGCGGCGACCGGCGCGGTGCTGCTGCAGGTCGTGACGGGGATCCCGCTGGGCGTGGCGTCGATCATCGGCCTGCTGATGCTCGTGGGCATCGTGGTGACCAATGCCATCGTGCTCATCGACCTCGTGAACCAGTACCGGACGCGCGGCATGGGCCTGCGCGAGGCGATCCTGCAGGGCGCCGGGCGACGGCTCCGGCCCATCCTCATGACGGCGCTCGCGACGATCTTCGCGCTGCTGCCGCTCGCGATCGGGCTCACCGGCCACGGCGGCTTCATCTCGCAGCCCCTCGCGATCGTGGTGATCGGCGGCCTGCTGTCGTCCACCGTGCTGACCCTGCTCGTGCTGCCGTCGCTGTACTCGCTCGTGGAGCGCGCGGCGCTGCGGATCCGGGCCAGGGGCGAGCGGAGGCGGGCCGAGCGCGGGCTGCCTGCGGGCGGATCCGCGACGACGACCGAGGCCGGCACCGCGGGCTGA
- a CDS encoding DEAD/DEAH box helicase, producing MPYNNDSPRGAKRAPAGSRSPNHRGYNSDPAPKKQRWNADERAQRSGQDDRPQRGGAARPARGGDRPNWEPRAERPAGRGERPAYGDRPNRAGQRPERGDARPQRGERPSYGGGNDRGQRGERPSYGAERGQRSERPSYGNSRPDRGGERSERPAYNDRAPRADRPSYGNDRPQRSERPSYDDRAERPSYNDRPARSERPSYNDRPARSERPSYGDRAERSERPAYNDRPARAERPSYGDRPQRSERPSYGDRPQRSERPSYDDARPKRDSDFYPSKEGAPRHAPAEDVVLERLEAQATTAKDVDGVTFAALGLGQNIVRVLEELGAASPFPIQAATIPDVLAGRDVLGRGRTGSGKTIAFGAPLVERLLENDGAKNRKMGRKPRALILAPTRELAMQIDRTVQPIARSVGLFTTTIFGGVPQFKQVGALQRGVDILIATPGRLEDLIDQGRLDLSEIVVTVLDEADHMCDLGFLEPVQRILRQVKKDGQRLLFSATLDKGVATLVNEFLPSPSVHEVAGEDQASSTIDHRVLLIEQRDKAAIIEQLSSGEGKTLIFARTRAFAEQLADQLEDAGIPATSLHGDLNQARRTRNLQLLTSGKVRVLVATDVAARGIHVDDIGLVIQADAPDEYKSYLHRAGRTGRAGKQGTVVTLITKARRRRMDDLLGRAEITATTVMAAAGDRVIADLARV from the coding sequence ATGCCCTACAACAACGACTCCCCGCGCGGCGCCAAGCGCGCCCCCGCGGGATCCCGCAGCCCGAACCACCGCGGCTACAACTCCGATCCCGCGCCCAAGAAGCAGCGCTGGAACGCCGACGAGCGCGCGCAGCGCTCCGGCCAGGACGACCGCCCCCAGCGCGGCGGCGCGGCCCGTCCCGCGCGCGGCGGCGACCGCCCGAACTGGGAGCCCCGCGCCGAGCGCCCCGCCGGTCGCGGCGAGCGTCCCGCGTACGGCGACCGCCCGAACCGCGCCGGCCAGCGCCCCGAGCGTGGCGACGCCCGCCCGCAGCGCGGCGAGCGCCCGTCGTACGGCGGCGGGAACGACCGCGGCCAGCGCGGCGAGCGTCCCTCGTACGGCGCCGAGCGCGGACAGCGCTCCGAGCGTCCGTCGTACGGGAACTCACGTCCCGACCGTGGCGGCGAGCGCTCCGAGCGTCCCGCGTACAACGACCGCGCGCCGCGCGCCGACCGTCCCTCCTACGGGAACGACCGGCCGCAGCGGTCGGAGCGTCCGTCGTACGACGACCGCGCCGAGCGCCCGTCGTACAACGACCGTCCGGCCCGCAGCGAGCGTCCGTCGTACAACGACCGTCCGGCCCGCAGCGAGCGCCCGTCCTACGGCGACCGCGCCGAGCGGTCCGAGCGTCCCGCGTACAACGACCGACCGGCCCGCGCGGAGCGCCCGTCCTACGGCGACCGTCCGCAGCGGTCCGAGCGTCCCTCCTACGGTGACCGCCCGCAGCGGAGCGAGCGCCCGTCCTACGACGACGCTCGCCCCAAGCGCGACAGCGACTTCTACCCGAGCAAGGAGGGCGCCCCGCGCCACGCTCCCGCCGAGGACGTCGTGCTCGAGCGCCTCGAGGCCCAGGCCACGACCGCCAAGGACGTCGACGGCGTGACCTTCGCCGCCCTCGGCCTCGGCCAGAACATCGTCCGCGTGCTCGAGGAGCTGGGCGCGGCGAGCCCGTTCCCGATCCAGGCCGCCACGATCCCGGACGTGCTCGCGGGTCGCGACGTGCTCGGCCGCGGCCGCACCGGATCCGGCAAGACCATCGCGTTCGGCGCGCCCCTCGTGGAGCGCCTGCTCGAGAACGACGGCGCGAAGAACCGCAAGATGGGCCGGAAGCCCCGCGCGCTGATCCTCGCCCCGACGCGCGAGCTCGCCATGCAGATCGACCGCACGGTGCAGCCCATCGCCCGCTCGGTCGGCCTGTTCACCACCACGATCTTCGGCGGCGTCCCGCAGTTCAAGCAGGTGGGTGCGCTGCAGCGCGGCGTCGACATCCTCATCGCGACCCCCGGCCGCCTCGAGGACCTCATCGACCAGGGTCGCCTCGACCTCTCCGAGATCGTCGTCACCGTCCTCGACGAGGCCGACCACATGTGCGACCTCGGCTTCCTCGAGCCCGTGCAGCGGATCCTCCGCCAGGTGAAGAAGGACGGCCAGCGCCTGCTCTTCTCCGCCACGCTCGACAAGGGCGTCGCGACGCTCGTCAACGAGTTCCTGCCGTCGCCCAGTGTCCACGAGGTCGCGGGCGAGGACCAGGCGTCGTCGACCATCGACCACCGCGTGCTCCTCATCGAGCAGCGCGACAAGGCCGCGATCATCGAGCAGCTCAGCTCGGGCGAGGGCAAGACGCTGATCTTCGCCCGCACCCGCGCCTTCGCCGAGCAGCTCGCCGACCAGCTTGAGGACGCCGGCATCCCGGCCACGTCGCTGCACGGCGACCTCAACCAGGCGCGCCGCACGCGCAACCTGCAGCTCCTCACGAGCGGCAAGGTCCGCGTGCTCGTCGCGACCGACGTGGCCGCCCGCGGCATCCACGTGGACGACATCGGGCTGGTCATCCAGGCCGACGCGCCCGACGAGTACAAGAGCTACCTCCACCGCGCCGGCCGCACGGGCCGCGCGGGCAAGCAGGGCACCGTCGTGACGCTGATCACGAAGGCCCGCCGCCGTCGCATGGACGACCTCCTGGGTCGCGCCGAGATCACGGCGACGACGGTCATGGCCGCCGCCGGCGACCGCGTCATCGCGGACCTCGCGCGCGTCTAG
- a CDS encoding GNAT family N-acetyltransferase: protein MPDRIRLLTLDDAPALSALRLASRPHLAPWDPIRNPDHDTAAGQRADLEAALAQHTQGQGVPLAILDDDGSVAGRITLNSIVRGAFQSCSLGYWLAADRTGRGLATSAVEAAVALAFGELGLHRVEAGTLLHNAASQAVLARAGFTRYGLAPRYLRIAGEWQDHVLFQRLADDPRA from the coding sequence GTGCCCGACCGGATCCGCCTGCTCACGCTCGACGACGCCCCCGCCCTGTCCGCGCTGCGCCTCGCGAGCCGACCCCACCTGGCGCCCTGGGACCCGATCCGGAACCCGGACCACGACACCGCCGCCGGCCAGCGCGCCGACCTCGAGGCGGCCCTCGCGCAGCACACGCAAGGGCAGGGCGTGCCGCTCGCGATCCTCGACGACGACGGATCCGTCGCGGGACGGATCACCCTGAACAGCATCGTCCGCGGCGCGTTCCAGTCGTGCTCTCTGGGGTACTGGCTGGCGGCGGACCGGACCGGCCGCGGGCTCGCGACCTCCGCCGTCGAGGCCGCGGTCGCCCTCGCGTTCGGCGAGCTCGGGCTGCACCGGGTCGAGGCCGGCACGCTCCTGCACAACGCCGCGTCGCAGGCCGTGCTCGCCCGCGCGGGCTTCACGCGGTACGGGCTCGCGCCGCGCTACCTCCGCATCGCGGGGGAGTGGCAGGACCACGTGCTGTTCCAGCGGCTGGCGGACGACCCGCGCGCGTGA
- a CDS encoding GNAT family N-acetyltransferase: protein MQIRPATDADWPLIHPFYRAIVDAGRTYALPAGQSLEEARPNWMAQAPARTFVAVDDDGTVLGSAKAGPNRPGRGAHVATGSFLVDPAHGGRGVGRALGEHVIGWARAEGYRAIQFNAVVETNRAAVHLWESLGFRIIGTVPAAFDHADDGLVGLHVMHLPLDEVVR from the coding sequence ATGCAGATCCGCCCCGCCACGGACGCCGACTGGCCCCTGATCCACCCCTTCTACCGCGCGATCGTCGACGCCGGCCGCACCTACGCGCTCCCGGCCGGGCAGTCGCTCGAGGAGGCGCGGCCGAACTGGATGGCCCAGGCGCCGGCCCGCACCTTCGTGGCGGTGGACGACGACGGCACCGTGCTCGGATCCGCCAAGGCCGGCCCGAACCGCCCCGGCCGCGGGGCGCATGTCGCCACGGGGTCGTTCCTCGTGGATCCCGCGCACGGCGGCCGCGGCGTCGGCCGGGCGCTGGGCGAGCACGTCATCGGCTGGGCGCGCGCGGAGGGCTACCGTGCGATCCAGTTCAACGCCGTCGTGGAGACGAACCGCGCCGCCGTGCACCTGTGGGAGTCGCTGGGCTTCCGGATCATCGGCACCGTCCCCGCGGCGTTCGACCACGCGGACGACGGGCTCGTCGGGCTGCACGTGATGCACCTGCCGCTCGACGAGGTCGTTCGCTGA
- the iolC gene encoding 5-dehydro-2-deoxygluconokinase, translating into MSPAEHAAPAETPIHDVITIGRVGVDLYPLQDGVGLEEVETFGKYLGGSAANVAVAAARHGRSAALISRVGDDPFGRYVTRELERLGVSAASVTPVDDLPTPVTFCEIFPPDDFPLYFYRRPKAPDLCIEADQLDTTAIQDARVYWSTVTGLSEEPSRSAHHAAWRARARRPLTVLDLDYRPMFWSSPADATREVGRALEHVTVAVGNREECEIAVGETDPLRAADALLDRGVELAIVKQGPKGVLAKTRDETVEVPPYPVEVVNGLGAGDGFGGALVHGLLAGWDLERILRFANVAGAIVASRRECSTAMPTTAEVEAVLERIR; encoded by the coding sequence ATGAGCCCTGCCGAACACGCAGCCCCTGCCGAGACCCCGATCCACGACGTGATCACCATCGGCCGCGTCGGCGTCGACCTCTACCCGCTGCAGGACGGCGTGGGACTCGAGGAGGTCGAGACCTTCGGCAAGTACCTCGGCGGGAGCGCGGCGAACGTGGCGGTCGCGGCCGCCCGGCACGGCAGGTCCGCCGCCCTGATCTCGCGCGTGGGCGACGATCCGTTCGGCCGCTACGTCACGCGCGAGCTTGAGCGCCTCGGCGTCTCCGCGGCGTCCGTGACGCCCGTCGACGACCTGCCCACGCCCGTCACCTTCTGCGAGATCTTCCCGCCGGACGACTTCCCCCTCTACTTCTACCGCCGGCCGAAGGCGCCCGACCTCTGCATCGAGGCCGACCAGCTCGACACGACGGCGATCCAGGACGCGCGCGTCTACTGGTCCACCGTCACGGGCCTCAGCGAGGAGCCGAGCCGATCCGCGCACCACGCCGCATGGCGGGCCCGCGCGCGCCGGCCGCTCACCGTGCTCGACCTCGACTACCGCCCCATGTTCTGGTCGTCGCCCGCCGACGCGACCCGCGAGGTCGGCCGGGCGCTCGAGCACGTGACCGTCGCGGTGGGCAACCGCGAGGAGTGCGAGATCGCGGTGGGGGAGACGGATCCGCTGCGGGCCGCCGACGCGCTGCTCGACCGCGGCGTCGAGCTCGCGATCGTGAAGCAGGGGCCGAAGGGCGTGCTCGCCAAGACGCGCGACGAGACCGTCGAGGTGCCGCCGTACCCGGTCGAGGTCGTCAACGGCCTCGGCGCGGGCGACGGCTTCGGCGGCGCGCTCGTGCACGGGCTGCTCGCGGGCTGGGACCTCGAGCGGATCCTGCGCTTCGCCAACGTCGCGGGCGCCATCGTCGCGTCCCGCCGCGAGTGCTCGACCGCCATGCCGACGACCGCCGAGGTCGAGGCTGTGCTGGAGCGGATCCGATGA